In Polaribacter sp. L3A8, a genomic segment contains:
- the lpxK gene encoding tetraacyldisaccharide 4'-kinase, with translation MKFLRFLLFPFTIIYDVVTSVRNFFFEIGIFKQTSFKIPVIVVGNLSVGGTGKTPQIEYLIRLLKDHFKTAVLSRGYKRKTEGYVLLNDSHSAEDVGDEPLQYFKKFSKIDVAVDANRVAGISKLIKENSPEVILLDDAYQHRKVKGSFYILLTKYDDLFTDDFLLPTGNLRESRRGAKRADIILVTKCPISLDKISKNKIENKLKKYHKKVFFTTISYDDKISGNSDVLMDDLKDYEVLLITGIANPTPLLSFLDENNVKFKHLKFPDHHHFTDKEIAIIKGKYVDLESSNKLILTTEKDYVRLESRLEELSFLGIQTSFLEEQETFNAIIKKHIK, from the coding sequence ATGAAATTTCTACGTTTTTTATTATTTCCATTTACCATCATTTATGATGTGGTAACGAGTGTTCGTAATTTCTTTTTCGAAATTGGCATTTTTAAGCAAACCTCGTTTAAGATACCTGTAATTGTTGTTGGTAACCTAAGTGTTGGCGGAACAGGTAAGACTCCACAAATAGAATACTTAATTCGCTTACTTAAAGACCATTTTAAGACAGCTGTTTTAAGCAGAGGGTACAAACGTAAGACGGAAGGTTATGTGTTGTTAAATGACTCGCATTCTGCGGAAGATGTTGGTGATGAACCTTTACAGTACTTTAAAAAGTTTTCTAAGATTGATGTTGCTGTAGATGCAAATAGAGTTGCAGGAATTTCTAAATTAATTAAAGAGAATTCACCGGAAGTAATTTTATTAGATGATGCCTATCAACATAGAAAAGTAAAAGGCAGTTTTTATATTTTATTGACAAAATATGATGATTTATTTACCGATGATTTTTTATTACCTACAGGAAATCTAAGAGAAAGTAGGCGAGGAGCAAAAAGAGCAGATATAATTTTGGTAACTAAATGTCCAATAAGTTTAGATAAAATTTCTAAAAATAAAATTGAAAATAAATTAAAAAAGTATCATAAAAAGGTCTTTTTCACCACTATTTCTTATGATGATAAAATTTCAGGAAACTCAGACGTTTTAATGGATGACTTAAAAGACTATGAAGTTTTATTAATTACAGGAATTGCAAACCCAACACCACTTTTATCTTTTTTAGATGAAAATAATGTAAAATTTAAACATTTAAAATTTCCAGATCATCATCATTTTACAGATAAAGAAATAGCAATAATTAAAGGTAAATATGTTGATTTAGAGTCTTCTAATAAGTTAATCTTAACAACAGAAAAAGATTATGTTCGTTTAGAAAGTAGACTAGAAGAACTCTCTTTTTTAGGAATTCAAACCTCTTTTTTAGAGGAACAAGAAACGTTTAATGCTATTATTAAAAAGCATATAAAATAA
- a CDS encoding YebC/PmpR family DNA-binding transcriptional regulator yields the protein MGRAFELRKGRKMKRWSAMAKTFTRIGKDIVMAIKDGGPNPDSNSRLRAVMQNAKAANMPKDNVERAIKKATDKDTANYKEVLFEGYAPHGIALVIETATDNNNRTVANVRSAFNKCDGNLGTSGSVIFMFDHVCTFTLKKEDIDIDLEDLELELIDFEVEEVFDDEEGIIIYAPFEQFGAIQTYFEENSTEILSSGFERIPTTTTKLNEEQQADVEKLLEKLEEDDDVQNVFHSMVM from the coding sequence ATGGGTAGAGCATTCGAACTTAGAAAAGGGCGTAAAATGAAACGATGGTCAGCAATGGCAAAAACTTTCACCAGAATTGGTAAAGACATTGTAATGGCTATTAAAGATGGTGGTCCAAATCCTGATTCTAATTCTAGGTTAAGGGCAGTTATGCAAAATGCAAAAGCTGCAAACATGCCTAAAGACAATGTAGAAAGAGCTATAAAAAAGGCAACAGATAAAGATACTGCAAATTATAAAGAAGTTCTTTTTGAAGGGTATGCACCTCACGGAATAGCGCTTGTTATAGAAACTGCAACAGATAATAACAACAGAACAGTAGCCAATGTAAGATCTGCTTTTAATAAGTGTGATGGAAATTTAGGTACTTCTGGTTCCGTTATTTTTATGTTTGATCATGTTTGTACTTTTACCCTTAAAAAGGAAGATATTGACATCGATTTAGAAGATTTAGAATTAGAACTTATCGATTTTGAAGTTGAAGAAGTTTTTGATGACGAAGAAGGAATTATCATTTATGCTCCTTTTGAGCAATTTGGAGCAATACAAACTTACTTTGAAGAAAATAGTACAGAAATTTTATCTTCTGGGTTCGAAAGAATTCCAACAACTACAACTAAATTAAATGAAGAGCAACAGGCAGATGTAGAAAAACTTCTAGAAAAGTTAGAAGAAGATGATGATGTACAGAATGTATTTCATTCTATGGTAATGTAA
- a CDS encoding T9SS type A sorting domain-containing protein: MKKTTFLIFTFLTISLFAQTKLTSSLSESMIDNSWINSSKQVYSYDTSGNLVTELYDYWDQLNSVWLKQDRYSYVYSSGNKLSIEIEENWDSDTNSYKNDDKTEYSYNSNGKIVESISYEWNNAAWEKSYKFSLAYNANNNIDEGYGYNWDGTTWVLEDKSLITYNANNKISQVTFEDWNGTAYVKSDIRNFNYDANNRLLIDLTKIWNGTTYVDEEKTEYTYDVNGNVINEKNSYIDGGSWVVGSNETVTFDTSKLMSSFTHPFIDRTGLDYLFTGNPYINKILTSSYTNSDRTTYYYGGATAGISDFATLSFEAYPNPTNGIVTIDTASSDIEKVEVYNVLGKKLLSSNKRELNVTNLAKGIYLLKVHTKDGKIASKRIIKN; this comes from the coding sequence ATGAAAAAAACTACTTTTTTAATTTTTACATTTTTAACTATTTCTTTGTTTGCGCAAACGAAATTAACCTCATCACTATCAGAGTCGATGATTGATAATAGTTGGATTAACAGTTCAAAGCAGGTTTATAGTTATGATACAAGTGGCAATCTAGTAACTGAATTATATGATTACTGGGATCAGTTAAATTCAGTTTGGTTAAAGCAAGATAGATATAGTTATGTATACAGTTCAGGTAATAAGCTATCAATAGAGATTGAAGAAAATTGGGATTCAGATACCAATAGTTATAAAAACGATGATAAGACTGAGTATTCTTACAATAGTAATGGTAAGATTGTCGAAAGTATTTCTTATGAATGGAATAATGCGGCATGGGAAAAATCATATAAATTTTCCCTTGCCTACAATGCTAACAATAATATAGATGAAGGTTATGGTTACAATTGGGATGGAACTACTTGGGTTTTAGAAGATAAATCTTTAATAACTTACAATGCTAATAATAAAATTTCTCAAGTTACATTCGAAGATTGGAACGGAACAGCTTATGTGAAATCGGATATTAGAAATTTTAACTATGATGCAAATAATAGATTATTAATAGATTTAACCAAAATATGGAATGGTACCACGTATGTTGACGAGGAAAAAACTGAATATACATATGATGTAAACGGAAACGTTATAAATGAGAAAAACTCCTATATAGATGGAGGTTCTTGGGTTGTTGGAAGTAATGAGACTGTTACTTTTGACACTTCTAAATTAATGTCTTCTTTTACACATCCTTTTATAGATAGAACTGGTTTAGATTATTTGTTTACTGGGAATCCTTATATAAATAAAATCTTAACATCTAGCTATACAAACAGTGATAGAACTACTTACTATTATGGGGGTGCTACTGCGGGCATAAGTGATTTTGCTACTTTAAGTTTTGAAGCATATCCAAATCCTACAAATGGTATTGTTACAATTGATACTGCAAGTTCAGATATAGAAAAGGTAGAAGTGTATAATGTTTTAGGAAAAAAATTACTTTCTTCTAATAAACGAGAACTGAATGTAACTAATTTAGCAAAAGGAATTTATTTGTTAAAAGTACATACTAAAGATGGTAAAATTGCTAGTAAAAGAATTATTAAAAACTAA